A window of Rhododendron vialii isolate Sample 1 chromosome 13a, ASM3025357v1 contains these coding sequences:
- the LOC131313460 gene encoding gibberellin receptor GID1B-like, giving the protein MAGSNEINVNESKKVVPLNTWILISNFKLAYNMLRHPDGTFNRDLNEFLDRKVTANTIPVDGVYSFDVVDRATSLLNRVYRPSPENPSQYGVVDLETPLSTTQIVPVIIFFHGGSFVHSSANSAIYDTFCRRLVNHCKAVVVSVNYRRAPEHRYPCAYEDGWTALKWVHSRPWLRSSKDSKAYVYLAGDSSGGNIAHHVAVKAAESGVEVLGNILLHAFFGGQERTESEMKLDRKYFVTIEDRDWYWRAYLPEGEDRDHPACNPFGPRANGSIDGLCFPKSLVVVAGFDLLQDWQLGYVEGLKKAGHEVNLLFLEKATIGFYFLPNNEHFYSLMEEINNFVNDPNSNC; this is encoded by the exons ATGGCCGGTAGTAATGAGATCAACGTCAATGAATCCAAG aaaGTGGTTCCGCTGAACACATGGATCCTGATATCAAACTTCAAGCTAGCATACAACATGCTCCGCCACCCGGACGGCACGTTCAACCGTGACCTAAACGAATTCCTCGACAGAAAAGTCACCGCCAACACGATCCCGGTCGACGGCGTCTACTCCTTCGATGTCGTCGACCGGGCCACCTCCCTCCTCAACCGCGTCTACCGCCCCTCCCCGGAAAACCCCTCCCAATACGGCGTCGTCGACCTCGAAACCCCCCTCAGCACCACCCAAATAGTCCccgtcatcatcttcttccatgGTGGTAGTTTCGTCCATTCCTCCGCCAACAGCGCGATATACGATACATTCTGCCGCCGCCTCGTTAACCACTGCAAGGCGGTGGTAGTTTCGGTGAACTACCGTAGAGCGCCTGAGCATCGGTACCCGTGCGCTTACGAGGATGGGTGGACCGCTCTGAAGTGGGTCCACTCGAGACCCTGGCTTCGGAGCAGTAAAGATTCTAAAGCGTATGTTTATTTGGCGGGCGATAGTTCTGGAGGAAATATCGCCCACCATGTGGCTGTTAAAGCGGCTGAATCAGGCGTTGAGGTGTTGGGGAATATACTACTACATGCATTTTTCGGGGGACAGGAGAGGACCGAATCGGAGATGAAGTTGGATAGGAAATATTTCGTCACGATTGAGGACCGGGATTGGTACTGGCGGGCTTATTTACCCGAAGGAGAGGATAGGGATCACCCGGCTTGTAACCCGTTTGGGCCGAGAGCGAATGGTAGTATTGATGGGCTATGTTTTCCGAAAAGTCTGGTTGTGGTGGCCGGTTTTGATCTGCTTCAGGATTGGCAATTGGGGTATGTTGAAGGGTTGAAGAAGGCGGGGCATGAGGTGAATCTGTTGTTTTTGGAAAAGGCGACGATCGGGTTCTATTTCTTGCCAAACAACGAGCATTTCTACTCCCTGATGGAGGAGATAAACAACTTCGTGAATGATCCTAATAGTAACTGTTAA
- the LOC131313715 gene encoding pentatricopeptide repeat-containing protein At2g30780-like — protein MLKRLWKISDAAQSELFLHLQRFPPNPKTLTTTPSANTTNSYQSIVNLFAHRSSRTATKPSELYMEVSQLKDELLRKNDDRDEIVRVLEDKGGSLFLSDSDGSTLVQLLKQLRSSPTLGIEVLNWRRKQEHCGIPMTSDEYAHGITVAGRTNNVDLALELFKEAANRQIKTTSTYNALMGAYMSNGFAKKCQQLFLDLKRDANCCPTIATYNILISVFGRLMLVAHMETTFREIEDLNLSPNVSTYNNLIAGYITAWMWDSMERTFRILKAGSVKPSLKTYLLMLRGYANSLNLEKMEEMYKLVKHHVNQNEIPLIRAMVHAYCGSSDKNRVEKIEDLLRFISKKEYRPWLNVLLIRVYAQEDLLEKMEKSINVAFQHNTSVATVGLMRCIITSYFRCNEVDKLAKFVKRAECAGWRICRSLYHCQMVMYASQKRLAEMERVLDVMENFNMERTRKTHWILYNAYLICGQKHKAEQVIGTMYKRGYEISLDAFPS, from the exons ATGTTGAAACGACTGTGGAAGATATCAGACGCAGCACAATCAGAGCTGTTCCTCCACCTCCAAAGGTTCCCAccaaaccccaaaaccctaacaacCACCCCCTCCGCCAATACCACAAACTCGTACCAAAGCATCGTCAATTTGTTCGCCCACAGAAGTAGTCGCACCGCTACCAAGCCAAGCGAACTTTACATGGAGGTTTCACAACTGAAAGATGAATTACTTAGAAAAAACGACGATAGAGACGAGATTGTAAGAGTATTGGAAGATAAAGGTGGTTCTTTGTTCCTGAGTGATTCCGATGGATCGACTTTGGTTCAACTGCTGAAACAGTTGCGTTCTTCGCCTACATTAGGCATTGAG GTTCTTAATTGGAGACGGAAACAGGAACATTGTGGCATCCCAATGACATCGGACGAGTATGCCCACGGTATTACAGTTGCTGGTAGAACGAACAATGTTGATCTTGCACTTGAACTTTTTAAGGAGGCTGCTAACAGGCAAATTAAGACAACCTCTACGTATAATGCACTTATGGGTGCCTATATGTCTAATGGTTTTGCAAAGAAATGCCAGCAGTTGTTTCTAGATTTAAAGAGGGATGCAAATTGTTGCCCAACAATTGCTACATATAACATACTTATTTCAGTCTTTGGTCGGTTGATGCTGGTAGCTCACATGGAGACAACCTTTCGCGAGATTGAGGATTTAAATCTGTCTCCCAATGTGAGTACCTATAATAATTTAATTGCTGGATACATAACTGCTTGGATGTGGGATAGTATGGAGAGGACTTTCAGAATTTTGAAGGCGGGTTCTGTCAAGCCCAGTCTTAAAACATACCTGCTTATGCTTCGAGGGTATGCTAAttctttgaatttggaaaagatgGAAGAGATGTATAAGTTGGTGAAGCATCATGTTAATCAGAATGAAATCCCATTAATCAGAGCTATGGTACATGCATATTGTGGGAGTTCTGACAAGAATAGAGTTGAAAAGATTGAAGATTTACTGAGGTTCATTTCAAAAAAGGAATATAGGCCTTGGTTGAATGTGTTATTAATCCGAGTTTATGCACAAGAAGATTTGTTAGAGAAGATGGAGAAGTCCATCAATGTGGCATTTCAGCATAATACCTCTGTGGCAACGGTTGGTCTTATGCGATGTATCATTACAAGTTATTTTCGATGCAATGAAGTGGACAAGCTTGCGAAATTCGTAAAGCGTGCAGAGTGTGCTGGGTGGAGAATCTGTAGGTCCTTGTACCACTGTCAGATGGTCATGTATGCATCACAGAAACGCCTTGCAGAAATGGAGAGAGTACTTGATGTGATGGAGAACTTCAATATGGAGCGCACGAGGAAAACACACTGGATATTGTATAATGCCTACTTAATATGTGGTCAAAAGCATAAAGCTGAGCAGGTGATAGGAACGATGTACAAGCGTGGGTATGAAATTAGTTTGGATGCCTTTCCTTCATAG
- the LOC131313324 gene encoding LEC14B protein, translating into MYFISREASINSMGYSMSRLNIDSEQLCDSDNTTSEADGSLRPQKPFNSLDHEFAQSTKLKSAPHEHLSQVLPGKRERNVSTVKMLAGREGNYSGRGRFSTSDCRHVLSRYLPVNAPSVVDQMPTRAYVSQFSADGSLFVAGFQGSNIRIYNVDKGWEVQKNILAKSLRWTITDTSLSADQRYLVYASMSPIVHIVNIGSAATESLANITEIHDVLDLSADDDGGYSFGIFSVKFSTDGRELVAGSSDEAIYVYDLEANKLALRISAHTSDVNTVCFADESGHLIYSGSDDNLCKVWDRRCFKANGKPAGNLMGHLEGITFLDSRGDGRYFISNSKDQTIKLWDIRKMSSNANCNPGFRNYEWDYRWMEYPPQARSLKHPCDQSLATYKGHQVLRTLIRCYFSPVYSTGQKYIYTGSHDSCVYVYDVVSGAQVARLEYHRLTVRDCSWHPQYPILVSSSWDGDIAKWEFPGTGEAPAPLIKKKNRRSQYD; encoded by the exons ATGTACTTTATCTCCCGTGAGGCTTCCATTAACAGCATGGGTTATTCAATGAGTAGGTTGAATATAGATTCTGAACAATTATGCGACAGTGACAATACCACTTCTGAAGCTGATGGCAGCCTTAGGCCGCAGAAGCCATTCAATTCTCTTGACCATGAATTTGCTCAGTCGACAAAGCTCAAATCAGCGCCCCATGAGCATCTGAGCCAGGTCCTGCCGGGTAAACGGGAGCGTAATGTTTCGACAGTTAAGATGTTGGCGGGACGAGAAGGTAATTATTCGGGAAGAGGGAGGTTCTCAACATCAGACTGCCGTCATGTTCTAAGTAGATATTTGCCCGTAAATGCTCCTTCTGTTGTAGACCAGATGCCAACCAGGGCTTATGTTTCTCAGTTTTCAGCAGATGGTTCCCTTTTTGTTGCGGGGTTTCAG GGAAGCAACATTAGAATATATAATGTGGATAAAGGTTGGGAAGTTCAGAAGAATATTCTTGCGAAAAGTTTACGATGGACAATTACCGATACATCCCTTTCCGCGGATCAACGCTATCTG GTTTATGCCAGCATGTCACCAATAGTCCATATTGTTAATATTGGATCCGCTGCAACAGAGTCTCTTGCAAATATCACG GAGATTCATGATGTTTTGGATCTTTCTGCTGATGACGATGGAGGATATTCCTTCGGAATATTTTCTGTGAAATTTTCAACTGATGGGCGAGAACTTGTTGCTGGTAGCAGTGATGAggcaatatatgtttatgacctTGAAGCAAATAAACTCGCGCTTCGTATCTCGGCACACACA TCTGATGTTAATACCGTGTGTTTTGCCGATGAAAGCGGTCATCTTATTTATTCTGGGAGTGATGATAATCTCTGTAAG GTGTGGGACAGGCGCTGCTTTAAAGCAAACGGAAAGCCAGCAGGGAATCTTATGGGACACCTAGAAGGGATAACATTTCTTGACAGCCGTGGAGATGGTCGTTATTTCATTTCAAATAGTAAAGATCAGACCATTAAACTTTGGGATATCCGGAAGATGTCCTCTAATGCTAATTG CAATCCCGGGTTTAGGAACTACGAATGGGATTACAGATGGATGGAGTACCCACCCCAAGCAAGAAGTTTGAAACACCCATGCGATCAATCATTAGCTACTTACAAGGGTCACCAAGTGTTGCGCACTCTCATTCGTTGTTACTTCTCGCCCGTGTATAG CACTGGTCAGAAGTACATCTACACTGGATCTCATGATTCCTGTGTTTACGTTTATGATGTG GTGAGTGGTGCTCAAGTGGCGAGACTGGAGTACCATAGATTGACGGTAAGGGATTGCAGTTGGCACCCGCAATACCCAATCCTTGTTAGCTCTTCTTGGGATGGAGACATTGCGAAATGGGAATTTCCTGGGACCGGTGAAGCGCCTGCTCCTTTgatcaagaagaagaataggAGGAGTCAGTATGACTGA